The Phycisphaeraceae bacterium genome has a window encoding:
- a CDS encoding glycosyltransferase family 2 protein translates to MPILHVVIPFYNERATLGPCLERVVAAPLPADWGRALALVNDCSKDGSGDVASQLVKGLTARGVAAALLHHPVNRGKGAALQTGFDHVLTVAAPDDLIIIQDADLEYDPNDYAALLAPLIAGEAAVVFGTRWGRHARTDGLWRKVHAMGNRVLTGFSNLLTGHRVSDMECCYKVFTVSALRTIRPRLTEERFGIEPQIAAAVARHRLKLVERPVTYAPREVAEGKKIRARDGFRAFWVMVRERFRR, encoded by the coding sequence ATGCCCATCCTGCACGTCGTCATTCCGTTCTACAACGAGCGCGCCACGCTTGGTCCGTGCCTGGAGCGTGTGGTCGCCGCGCCGCTGCCCGCGGACTGGGGGCGGGCGCTGGCCCTGGTGAACGATTGCTCAAAGGACGGGTCGGGCGACGTGGCATCGCAACTCGTGAAAGGCCTGACGGCGCGAGGCGTCGCCGCCGCGCTGCTGCACCACCCCGTCAACAGGGGCAAGGGGGCGGCGTTGCAGACGGGGTTCGACCACGTGCTGACGGTCGCCGCGCCGGATGACCTGATCATCATTCAGGACGCCGACCTGGAATACGACCCCAACGATTATGCCGCTCTGCTGGCGCCGCTCATCGCGGGCGAGGCGGCGGTGGTGTTCGGCACACGCTGGGGCAGGCACGCCCGCACCGATGGGTTGTGGCGCAAAGTTCACGCGATGGGCAACCGGGTGCTCACCGGCTTCAGCAACCTGCTCACCGGTCACCGCGTGTCGGACATGGAGTGCTGCTACAAGGTGTTCACCGTGTCGGCGCTGCGCACGATCAGGCCCCGGCTGACGGAGGAGCGTTTCGGCATCGAGCCGCAGATCGCCGCGGCGGTGGCGAGGCATCGGTTGAAGCTCGTCGAGCGGCCCGTCACCTACGCCCCGCGCGAGGTGGCGGAAGGCAAGAAGATCCGCGCCCGTGACGGCTTCCGGGCCTTCTGGGTGATGGTCCGTGAGCGGTTTCGGCGATAA
- a CDS encoding N(4)-(beta-N-acetylglucosaminyl)-L-asparaginase: protein MTHPSLDRRAFLALSAASLPLLGTASAPASAAARRRAGSPVAISSGNGLRTVAEAVRLLNEGADPCDAVVKGVAIVEDDPNDMSVGYGGLPNERGVVQLDASVMHGPTHKAGAVAGIENIKNPAAVALDVLRRTDHVLLVGQGAYDFARAHGHPHTELLTEGARRAWLKWKENLNPDDDWLDDDQQIRRDRDPRQAMAEQIGVPWSWGTIHCSAVDGDGDLGACTTTSGLSYKIPGRVGDSPIVGAGMFVDNNVGSAGATGRGEAVIQSCGAFQIVQHMARGDHPREACLKVLQWIADHTKQKYLLNDKGRPNFSVVLYALRKDGEYGSATMNGSTRFAVCDENGARHETCEVLFG, encoded by the coding sequence ATGACTCACCCCTCACTCGACCGCCGCGCATTCCTCGCCCTTTCCGCCGCGTCATTGCCGCTGCTGGGCACGGCGTCCGCGCCCGCCAGCGCCGCGGCCCGCCGCCGCGCCGGTTCGCCGGTGGCGATCAGCTCCGGCAACGGTCTGCGCACTGTGGCCGAGGCGGTGCGCCTGCTGAACGAAGGCGCCGACCCCTGCGACGCGGTGGTCAAGGGCGTCGCCATCGTGGAGGATGATCCGAACGACATGTCCGTGGGCTACGGTGGTTTGCCCAACGAGCGCGGCGTGGTGCAGCTCGATGCGTCGGTCATGCACGGCCCGACGCACAAGGCCGGCGCGGTGGCGGGCATCGAGAACATCAAGAACCCGGCGGCGGTGGCGCTCGACGTGCTCCGCCGCACCGATCACGTGCTGCTGGTGGGGCAGGGGGCGTACGACTTCGCTCGCGCCCACGGGCACCCGCACACGGAACTGCTGACCGAAGGGGCCCGCCGCGCCTGGCTCAAGTGGAAGGAGAACCTCAATCCCGACGACGACTGGCTGGATGACGACCAGCAGATCCGACGGGACAGGGATCCGCGACAGGCGATGGCCGAACAGATCGGCGTCCCGTGGTCATGGGGAACGATCCACTGCTCGGCGGTGGACGGCGACGGCGACCTCGGCGCCTGCACCACCACCAGCGGATTGTCATACAAGATTCCCGGGCGTGTGGGCGACTCGCCCATCGTCGGCGCCGGCATGTTCGTGGACAACAACGTCGGCTCGGCGGGAGCCACGGGGCGGGGCGAGGCGGTCATCCAGTCCTGCGGGGCCTTCCAGATCGTGCAGCACATGGCCCGCGGCGATCACCCCAGGGAGGCGTGCCTGAAGGTGCTGCAGTGGATCGCCGACCACACGAAGCAGAAGTACCTGCTCAACGACAAGGGGCGTCCGAACTTCAGCGTGGTCCTCTACGCCCTGCGCAAGGACGGCGAATACGGCAGCGCCACGATGAACGGCAGCACCCGCTTCGCCGTATGCGATGAAAACGGGGCGCGCCATGAGACGTGCGAGGTGCTGTTCGGGTGA
- a CDS encoding Rieske 2Fe-2S domain-containing protein — MERFDVDPDIARAHTLPGWFYADPGVYERARQRVFARSWQLIGDDGLARTPQHVHPFTFLEGCVDEPLLLTRDGSDVLRCLSNVCTHRGTILVPEPCRAAHLRCPYHGRRFALDGRFEHMPEFEGTRDFPGERDHLSRLPLETFGRWLFTSIDPAFGFDDLIGPMRRRVGRLPLSEFLFDPTRSRDYLVRCNWALYVENYLEGFHIPFVHASLNAALDYGEYTTELHGRSILQLGLSKGGEHVFDPPPDSPDAGRPVAAYYWWLWPNLMFNFYPWGLSVNIVKPLGVDRTRVSFLTWVWDASKLDQGAGAGLDRVEREDEAIVESVQRGVRSRLYHRGRYSPTREQGVHHFHRMLVETCGDDV, encoded by the coding sequence ACACGTTGCCGGGCTGGTTCTACGCCGATCCGGGGGTGTACGAGCGGGCGCGGCAGCGTGTCTTCGCCCGATCGTGGCAGTTGATCGGCGATGATGGTCTGGCCCGCACGCCCCAGCATGTCCATCCCTTCACGTTCCTGGAGGGATGCGTGGATGAGCCGCTGCTGCTCACGCGCGACGGGTCGGATGTGCTGCGATGCCTGTCGAACGTCTGCACGCACCGGGGGACGATTCTCGTGCCCGAGCCCTGCCGCGCGGCCCATCTGCGATGCCCGTACCACGGCCGGCGCTTCGCGCTGGACGGTCGCTTCGAGCACATGCCGGAGTTCGAGGGGACGCGGGACTTTCCAGGCGAGCGCGATCACCTGTCGCGGCTGCCGCTGGAGACGTTCGGCCGCTGGCTCTTCACGTCGATCGACCCGGCGTTCGGCTTCGACGACCTGATCGGTCCGATGCGTCGGCGCGTCGGGCGGCTGCCCCTGAGCGAGTTTCTCTTTGACCCCACGCGATCGCGCGATTACCTCGTGCGGTGCAACTGGGCGCTGTACGTGGAGAACTACCTGGAGGGGTTCCACATCCCCTTTGTGCATGCGTCGCTGAACGCCGCCCTGGACTACGGTGAGTACACGACGGAACTGCACGGGCGCAGCATCCTGCAGCTGGGCCTGTCGAAGGGGGGCGAGCACGTGTTCGATCCGCCGCCCGACTCGCCCGACGCCGGGCGGCCCGTGGCGGCATACTACTGGTGGCTCTGGCCCAACCTGATGTTCAACTTCTACCCCTGGGGGCTGTCGGTGAACATCGTCAAGCCGCTGGGCGTGGATCGCACGCGGGTGTCATTCCTGACGTGGGTGTGGGACGCTTCGAAACTGGATCAGGGCGCCGGGGCCGGGCTGGACCGCGTCGAGCGCGAGGACGAGGCCATCGTCGAGTCGGTGCAGCGAGGCGTGCGCTCGCGGCTGTATCATCGAGGGCGGTACTCGCCCACCCGCGAGCAGGGGGTGCATCACTTCCACCGGATGCTCGTGGAGACGTGCGGCGATGACGTCTGA